From Nostoc sp. 'Lobaria pulmonaria (5183) cyanobiont', the proteins below share one genomic window:
- the mobV gene encoding MobV family relaxase — translation MITKSYQVYPRCEAMSYAIARLKKLKRGNISGSASHTARERETPNADPTQKNIRFIGSLDPEERLEDLVLAKIAENEQRRKIRTDAVYCVELLLSASPSYFRPDCPTNAGYYEQQKLDDWVEATHQWLADEYGSRIVRAELHLDEATPHIHAYFVPVDDQGQLRCNHFFDGRQKIHEFQDSYYQTMRLIELERGIKGSRAKHQDIKDFYRIVEEGRDLEVDELSAAQLKAKAADRDRANQRKQEMEATAKALSVENDQLRRRIEQLEQDNQSIKKLTEWSTDLALDDVAWELGLWRKGNEWVGGNHIINIDASQFTDFGNGSSLGGNSAIDLVKHVNQCNQTTAIAWIGERFGEVGAKRAASAHAQKVADLIIQTQPAPQFMLPVEDKANWSGVEHYLTQKRGIPSDCIQMLHNQGLVYADSKANVVFVMRDLEGNTKGAFLEGTTNKFSGYELGTVRRDSWFYFTLGKKLSDKASTAVLSFSPIDAISVAMLEYQVKGIPENRTVYMAVDDTSSLPVERLRNVAHVQVAFSQSTVARAVKELLPHSTQLKCESRDWNTQLINFSHQLQQRYSQQKHEELEL, via the coding sequence GTGATAACAAAATCATACCAAGTTTATCCAAGATGTGAAGCTATGAGCTACGCGATCGCGCGATTAAAAAAATTAAAGCGGGGTAACATATCAGGGAGTGCATCTCACACCGCACGAGAAAGAGAAACCCCAAACGCTGACCCCACTCAAAAAAATATTCGGTTCATCGGTAGCCTCGACCCAGAGGAACGACTAGAGGATTTGGTACTAGCCAAAATTGCCGAAAATGAGCAGAGACGAAAAATCCGCACTGATGCGGTCTATTGCGTAGAGTTACTGTTGAGTGCCTCACCGAGTTACTTCCGTCCCGACTGCCCAACTAATGCTGGGTACTATGAACAACAAAAGTTGGATGACTGGGTAGAAGCGACTCACCAGTGGTTGGCTGATGAATATGGCTCACGCATTGTCAGGGCAGAATTACACCTAGATGAAGCCACCCCGCACATTCACGCTTACTTTGTGCCGGTTGATGATCAGGGGCAATTGCGCTGTAATCATTTCTTCGACGGGCGGCAGAAAATTCATGAGTTTCAGGATTCGTACTACCAGACAATGCGGCTAATTGAACTAGAGCGCGGTATCAAGGGAAGCAGAGCAAAGCACCAGGACATCAAAGACTTTTACCGCATTGTGGAGGAGGGGCGTGACTTAGAAGTTGATGAGCTAAGTGCAGCGCAATTGAAGGCCAAAGCTGCCGACCGAGACAGGGCAAATCAACGTAAGCAAGAGATGGAAGCTACAGCCAAAGCTCTCTCAGTTGAGAATGACCAATTACGGCGGCGGATAGAGCAGTTGGAGCAAGATAATCAATCAATAAAAAAACTTACCGAATGGTCAACTGATTTAGCTTTAGATGATGTTGCTTGGGAGTTGGGACTGTGGCGTAAAGGGAATGAATGGGTAGGAGGAAACCACATCATTAATATAGATGCCTCTCAATTTACTGACTTTGGCAATGGTTCTTCGTTAGGGGGTAATAGTGCTATTGATTTAGTCAAGCACGTTAATCAATGTAACCAAACAACTGCGATCGCATGGATCGGGGAGAGATTTGGTGAAGTCGGCGCAAAACGTGCAGCGAGCGCTCATGCTCAAAAAGTTGCGGATCTTATTATCCAAACTCAACCAGCACCCCAATTTATGCTACCCGTTGAGGATAAAGCTAACTGGTCAGGCGTTGAACATTACCTAACCCAGAAACGAGGCATACCTTCTGATTGCATACAAATGTTACATAATCAGGGGCTAGTTTATGCCGACTCAAAAGCAAATGTTGTGTTTGTGATGCGGGACTTGGAAGGGAATACCAAAGGGGCTTTTTTAGAAGGTACAACCAATAAATTCTCTGGTTATGAATTAGGTACAGTTCGCCGTGATAGCTGGTTTTACTTTACTTTAGGGAAAAAGCTTAGTGATAAAGCTAGCACTGCTGTACTGTCTTTTTCTCCCATTGATGCCATTTCAGTAGCCATGCTGGAATATCAGGTCAAAGGAATACCAGAAAACAGAACAGTTTACATGGCAGTAGATGACACTTCAAGTTTACCTGTTGAAAGATTACGTAATGTTGCTCATGTACAGGTAGCTTTTAGTCAATCAACAGTGGCACGGGCTGTTAAAGAACTACTGCCACACTCGACTCAACTCAAGTGCGAAAGTCGGGATTGGAATACGCAGTTAATCAATTTCTCCCATCAATTGCAACAACGTTATTCACAACAAAAACACGAGGAATTAGAGCTATAG
- a CDS encoding ParM/StbA family protein — MTTTNTNQDKSSQVVQFILTADLGGSSTKAIAQIYPAGVPFALWMSPEVADVGEGSTKHLTVDALPDDSAWVRIGQEYSVLGSIAKREFAGTAALQDLKSEYALSKVAGLLWLAKRQINVDIHEMFLQILLPPGEEKNVQDLAKKFVLNYRQGVITPTGRMKIKVNSFKILPEGTGIISYRNRALGNVFSQKNIGLLMLGHRNASFTLSEKGKVAKKESTDLGMNWVLQKFVERTSVGLSKDDPCIAAALVEASKGNFTALRNLSRRNTPSGINSDLELFKSVLEVIRDEYCRALLRWVKNHVPLDEVLICGGTGEFVRRELTQYFQTESIPIVWNGGVVIPKSLDTVGLGERLADVWATHISYVRMLDENFCYERKQKLVPDSYSPAVNHLTSINRV, encoded by the coding sequence ATGACAACTACAAATACTAATCAGGACAAATCAAGCCAAGTCGTGCAGTTTATACTGACGGCAGACTTGGGGGGTAGTTCAACCAAAGCGATCGCTCAGATTTATCCGGCGGGAGTACCATTTGCATTGTGGATGAGTCCAGAAGTTGCCGATGTAGGAGAGGGTTCAACCAAACATTTAACTGTAGATGCGCTGCCTGATGATAGCGCTTGGGTGAGAATTGGTCAGGAATATTCTGTCTTAGGGAGTATTGCAAAAAGAGAGTTTGCTGGAACTGCGGCACTGCAAGATTTGAAGTCTGAATATGCCTTATCAAAGGTTGCTGGTTTGTTGTGGCTAGCTAAACGTCAAATAAATGTAGATATTCACGAAATGTTTCTCCAAATTTTGCTACCACCTGGAGAAGAGAAGAATGTACAAGATTTGGCTAAAAAGTTTGTCTTGAACTATAGACAAGGAGTAATAACGCCAACGGGAAGAATGAAAATTAAGGTCAACAGCTTCAAAATTCTTCCCGAAGGAACAGGTATTATTTCTTACAGAAATCGCGCTCTAGGGAATGTATTTTCTCAAAAAAATATAGGATTGTTAATGCTGGGTCATCGTAATGCCAGTTTTACCCTTTCAGAAAAAGGGAAAGTAGCAAAGAAAGAATCGACAGACTTGGGGATGAATTGGGTGTTACAAAAGTTTGTCGAACGTACTAGCGTAGGACTATCGAAAGATGATCCGTGTATAGCGGCGGCTTTAGTGGAAGCAAGTAAAGGTAATTTCACTGCATTACGAAATTTGTCACGTAGGAATACACCATCAGGAATTAACTCGGATTTAGAGTTGTTTAAATCAGTTTTAGAAGTGATTCGGGATGAATACTGTCGAGCATTGCTGCGCTGGGTCAAAAACCATGTACCATTAGACGAAGTTCTCATCTGTGGTGGTACTGGTGAGTTTGTGCGTCGAGAACTGACACAATATTTTCAAACAGAAAGCATCCCTATCGTTTGGAATGGTGGAGTAGTTATTCCCAAATCATTAGATACCGTTGGCTTGGGTGAGCGACTGGCTGATGTTTGGGCAACTCATATTAGTTATGTGAGAATGCTGGATGAAAATTTTTGCTATGAGCGCAAACAGAAATTAGTACCAGATTCTTATTCTCCAGCAGTTAATCATCTCACTTCTATCAATAGAGTGTAG
- a CDS encoding DUF192 domain-containing protein — protein sequence MKTLKINSEKDLYVAAFKLLNILGPVAGVSIIIGTVALGYVQTRPQDLPVTHILTKGGRTFNLEAASTPEQLEKGLKFRASLNGDGGMLFNLGGEIYNVPFWMYKVNFPLDIFYLKDNVVTTAVYNAQPCYKNPCSIYKGKVANQVLELATGAANIKVGDRLNIQPSSVLPKNNISVDRGSSLRTKNNR from the coding sequence ATGAAAACTTTAAAAATTAATTCTGAAAAGGATTTATACGTTGCTGCTTTCAAGTTACTGAACATACTAGGCCCTGTCGCTGGAGTATCAATTATCATCGGCACTGTGGCGCTTGGTTACGTCCAAACTCGTCCCCAGGATTTACCAGTTACGCACATTCTCACCAAAGGCGGTCGCACATTTAACTTGGAAGCCGCTTCTACACCAGAGCAATTAGAGAAAGGGCTGAAATTTCGAGCATCCTTAAACGGCGATGGCGGAATGTTATTCAATTTGGGAGGAGAAATTTATAATGTGCCTTTCTGGATGTACAAGGTAAATTTTCCATTAGACATCTTTTATCTTAAGGACAATGTGGTGACAACTGCGGTTTACAATGCCCAACCGTGTTACAAAAACCCTTGCTCTATCTACAAAGGGAAAGTTGCCAATCAAGTGCTAGAGCTAGCAACAGGCGCTGCCAATATCAAGGTTGGCGATAGGCTTAACATCCAACCCTCATCAGTTTTGCCTAAGAATAATATCAGTGTTGACAGAGGCAGTTCTTTGAGAACCAAAAATAATCGCTAG
- a CDS encoding nucleotide-binding protein, producing MTQTINNNQNGNINSKADISAIEAAEEIKLNDLAPEQQLELEKLKLDLDMASDADKEADEVTKTPPRRLVIVDGGKGGVGKSMWTRGFLQTCIDEKRRIVAVDADNSNPDLLRYYGENGEHCQIQQLNIFKDGSIDRFFDQIKRMMEPEPDTYNQLPPPESLFLLELPPQSRQIFKRFIEQEFLETAANDYDIRVTMVVVISRVSDSVKQLIDLYSFCGNKVDYIVVRNLFYGEESEFSRYSNSSIVQEIKQELLKAGIPLFDITMPNLLEYAYDYLDEKSLSFSEGIKQKELPGVKMRVKSWLKTFKQQICPVKHLLGLESINVEIF from the coding sequence ATGACACAAACTATCAATAACAATCAAAATGGAAATATTAATAGCAAAGCTGATATCTCGGCAATTGAAGCAGCAGAAGAAATAAAGCTAAATGATTTAGCACCAGAGCAGCAGTTAGAGTTAGAGAAACTAAAGTTAGACCTGGATATGGCCTCAGATGCAGATAAAGAGGCAGATGAAGTAACTAAAACTCCCCCAAGAAGATTAGTAATAGTAGACGGGGGGAAAGGTGGAGTTGGTAAATCGATGTGGACGAGAGGGTTTTTACAAACTTGTATAGATGAGAAAAGGAGAATTGTGGCAGTAGATGCAGATAATTCTAATCCAGATTTGTTGAGATATTATGGTGAGAATGGTGAGCATTGTCAAATACAGCAGTTAAATATTTTTAAAGATGGAAGTATAGATAGATTTTTTGATCAGATAAAGAGAATGATGGAGCCAGAGCCAGATACATATAATCAACTGCCACCACCAGAATCGCTGTTTTTATTAGAATTGCCACCGCAATCAAGACAAATATTTAAAAGATTTATAGAACAAGAGTTCTTGGAAACAGCCGCCAATGATTATGACATTAGAGTAACAATGGTCGTGGTAATTAGTCGAGTATCAGATTCGGTAAAGCAATTAATAGATTTATACAGCTTTTGCGGAAATAAAGTAGATTACATAGTCGTTAGAAATTTATTTTATGGTGAGGAGTCAGAATTTTCTAGATATAGCAACTCATCAATAGTTCAAGAGATAAAGCAAGAGCTATTAAAAGCAGGAATCCCTTTATTTGATATTACAATGCCGAATTTGCTTGAATATGCCTATGATTATTTAGATGAAAAGTCACTAAGTTTTTCTGAAGGAATAAAGCAAAAAGAACTACCAGGAGTGAAAATGCGGGTGAAGAGTTGGCTAAAAACTTTTAAACAGCAAATTTGTCCAGTTAAGCATCTCTTAGGGCTGGAGAGTATAAATGTTGAAATCTTCTAA
- a CDS encoding ATP-binding protein: MNNELIKQIFGLIKLNNKLIAVESPLQERVRLLINLASECQQYDINCYLWTLEDDQLHQLSTNEEGLSLQKVDQYQAIAKSRREHYFEILRFWKTTDLSGILILEGIFPWLGEATTDPDFFLTSEWIKSALINLKLCNHSCNKTAILLGSNATVSSDIAPEVPTVIQQLPAIEEISSYLAQVLPDYSHSDIHATANASIGMYLADIDYGIRQASAPGEIKPDELVEKLSAYKIELFKRIYNIQFLQPPSTPIGGLELMQQAFKTYKRLLSSLAKAYNLRLPKGILLIGPPGTGKSYSAKASSAQLGLPLIILEWGSFRSYGNLAEYKLKSLLALVDRINRVILYLDDFDKGFAGDDDLSKRLAGMLLTWMQERTSEVLIIASANNIQWLPPELTRSGRFDEIFKVDLPNYGERHEIFKIHLARFDPRFRDRGDGYSEEEWKRLLKATQRCVGAEIQAIVERAAVSSFCQMFGDDVSPLQELPPLGITLSALLAARQSMNPLAIREADRVESMRNIAALHGLPSSPIDSSIYSLGNVDIFGET; this comes from the coding sequence ATGAATAATGAGTTAATTAAACAAATATTTGGATTAATTAAGCTTAACAATAAGCTGATTGCTGTCGAGTCTCCATTGCAAGAGAGGGTCAGGCTGCTCATCAATCTAGCCAGTGAATGCCAGCAATACGATATTAACTGTTACCTGTGGACGCTGGAAGATGACCAACTGCACCAGTTATCTACTAATGAGGAGGGATTAAGTTTACAAAAAGTTGACCAGTATCAGGCGATCGCGAAAAGCAGGCGCGAACATTACTTTGAAATTCTGCGGTTTTGGAAAACTACTGATTTATCAGGAATCCTGATACTAGAAGGTATATTCCCCTGGCTGGGCGAAGCTACCACTGACCCCGATTTCTTTCTGACTTCCGAGTGGATCAAGTCAGCCCTCATTAACCTGAAGCTGTGCAATCACTCTTGCAACAAGACAGCGATTCTCTTAGGGTCAAACGCCACCGTGTCATCTGACATTGCCCCCGAAGTTCCCACAGTTATTCAACAACTGCCAGCTATAGAGGAAATAAGCAGTTACTTAGCCCAAGTATTACCTGATTACAGTCATAGCGATATTCATGCGACGGCGAACGCCTCAATAGGCATGTACTTGGCAGACATTGACTATGGAATTAGACAGGCAAGCGCTCCTGGTGAAATTAAACCGGATGAGTTAGTAGAAAAACTGTCAGCTTACAAAATCGAACTGTTCAAGCGGATTTATAATATTCAATTTCTCCAACCCCCTAGCACTCCTATCGGGGGGCTGGAACTGATGCAGCAAGCGTTTAAAACTTATAAGCGCCTTCTATCCTCATTGGCGAAAGCCTATAATCTTCGTTTACCCAAGGGGATTTTATTAATCGGCCCACCGGGAACAGGAAAATCTTACTCGGCTAAAGCAAGTTCTGCACAATTGGGGCTACCTCTGATTATTTTGGAGTGGGGTAGTTTCCGCAGTTACGGTAATTTGGCTGAGTACAAGCTAAAAAGCTTACTCGCACTGGTAGACCGAATCAACCGTGTAATTTTATACTTAGATGACTTTGATAAGGGATTCGCCGGGGATGATGATTTATCCAAACGCCTAGCTGGTATGCTTTTGACCTGGATGCAAGAACGTACTAGTGAGGTTTTAATTATCGCTTCGGCTAACAATATTCAATGGCTACCACCAGAGCTAACCAGAAGTGGACGCTTTGACGAGATTTTCAAGGTGGATCTCCCAAATTACGGCGAACGGCACGAAATATTCAAAATTCACTTAGCCCGTTTCGATCCTCGTTTCCGCGATCGCGGCGATGGGTACAGCGAAGAAGAATGGAAAAGGTTACTCAAAGCCACGCAGCGATGTGTCGGTGCGGAGATTCAAGCCATTGTTGAACGTGCCGCCGTCTCTAGTTTCTGTCAAATGTTTGGCGACGATGTTTCTCCCCTTCAAGAACTACCACCACTAGGAATTACATTGTCGGCATTGCTGGCTGCAAGGCAGAGTATGAATCCTCTGGCAATCCGCGAAGCTGACCGAGTTGAAAGTATGCGTAACATTGCGGCTTTGCATGGCCTTCCATCTAGTCCAATTGATTCATCTATATATAGTCTCGGCAATGTTGATATTTTTGGTGAAACATGA